In the genome of Deltaproteobacteria bacterium, the window CGTGACCCCGCAAAGGATGTGGCTGCCACCGGCGGCATGATCCTTACGAAGGTAAACCACGCCTACATGACCAGGCTGATCTCGGAGATCCTGGAAGAGGATCGGGGGATAGCGTTGCACCTCGGAAGCCTCGACCCCATAAACCCTGAAAATATGGCAGACCCCCAGGAAGCGAAAGCGCTGGGAGAGTTCAAAAGGGGTGAAATAACAGAGAGCCATCTGACCCCGTCGGGTCAGAACCATACGTTTCGATACTTTGCGCCGGTGAGAATGAAAAAAGAGTGCCTGGGCTGCCACGAAAAACAGGGCATGAAGGAGGGCGATATCGGGGGGGTAATGAGCGTCTCCTTTTCCTATGAACCCTTCGAGAGGGCCATCGCGCAGAGCGTGAAGGCGATCCACGCTGTCCACATCCTCTTTTTCGGGATCGGTATCATCCTGGCCGTGGGAACCCTGCGGGAAATGGTCAGGAGCAAAAACGCCGAGGAGCGGCACAGGAGGAACGACGAGACGCAGAATGTCCTGCGGCAGATCCTGCAGACTTCCCTGCTCCCCCTTTCCCTCGAGGAGCAGCTGGGGAGGACTCTCGACCTGATCTTCTCCTGTTCCTGGATCGTCCCGACACAGAAGGGGTGCGTCTTCGTGGTGGGGGACGAACCCGAAGTGCTGGTCATGAGGGCCCAGCGGGGGCTTCCCGAAGCGGTTTTATCGGCGTGCAAGAAAGTGTCTTTCGGGAAATGCGTGTGCGGGGATGCGGCATCGAGCCGTGTCGTCCAGTTCTGCGAGTACACGGACAGGGCCCACGAACTCAGCTACAACGGTATGTCCCCCCACAGCCACTACTGCGTGCCCCTGGTGTCGGCGGACGAGGTCATCGGCGTGCTGAACATATATCTGGAGGCGGACCACAAGCGGGACAGGGAGGAAGAGGAATTTTTAACGGCCGTCGCCAATGCGCTGGCCGGGCTCATCAAGAGAAAGGAGGCCGAGGAAAACCTCCTTCACCTCGCCACTGCCGTCGAGCAGGCCGGGGAAGTCATCCTCCTGACCGATGCGGAGGGGACGATTCAGTATGTGAACCCCGCTTTCGAGGCGGTGACCGGCTATCGGCGGGGGGAGGTGGTCGGTGAAAATCCCCGGATACTGAAAAGCGGGAGGCACGATGCCGCCTTCTATGCCCACATGTGGGAGACGATTACCCGCGGAGATGTCTGGAGCGGGCGGTTCACGAACCGGAAGAAAGACGGCACCATCTACCACGAAGAGACGACCATATCCCCCATAAGGGACGAGTCGGGAAAGATCGTCAAGTTCGTGGCCGTCAAGCACGACGTTACCCACGAAGTGGCCCTGGAAAACCAGCTCAGGCACGCGCAGAAGATGGAGGCGATCGGGCAGCTCGCAGGCGGTGTCGCCCACGATTTCAACAACATCCTCACGGCCATCATCGGATATGCGAGCTTTCTGCAGATGAAGATGAAGAAAGACGACCCTCTGGAGGGGTATGTGACCAACATACTCGCTTCGTCCGAGCGTGCAGCCGACCTGACGCAGGGCCTTCTGGCCTTCAGCAGGAAGCAGATAATCAACCCGAAGCCGGTTGATGTAAACAGCATCGTGAGGCGTATCGGGAATCTCCTCATCCGCCTCATCGGGGAGGATGTCGAGCTGCGCACGGAGTTTTCAGGGGAGGACCTCGTGGTGATGGCCGACAGCGGGCAGGTGGAGCAGGTGCTGGTGAACCTCGCCACGAACGCGCGCGATGCGATGCCCGGCGGGGGTATGCTGGAGATAAAAACGGAGCAGGTGGCCCTGGACACCGAGTTCATAAAGGTTCACGGGTACGGGACGCCGGGCAGGTACGCCTGTATCACGGCGACGGACACGGGCGTCGGCATGGACCGGGAAACCATGGAGAAGGTATTCGAGCCTTTCTTCACGAAAAAGGAGGTCGGCGGGGGCACGGGGCTCGGCATGGCGATCGTCTACGGCATCATCAAGCAGCACGGCGGCTATATCAACGTGGAAAGCGAACCGGGGATGGGGTCTACCTTCAAGGTGTACCTACCGCTCACGGAGATGGGCGTGACGGTATCGGAAAAGCAGGTCAACTCAATGCCCCTCGTGGGACGGGAGACGATCCTCGTTGCAGAAGACG includes:
- a CDS encoding DUF3365 domain-containing protein produces the protein MNIQSFFRSGRYTVVVAVFFLVATVLSLAFNLDRAHKRYEELATVMGRSLLDEHLATRTWNSMHGGVYVPVTGEFEPNPYLDRDPAKDVAATGGMILTKVNHAYMTRLISEILEEDRGIALHLGSLDPINPENMADPQEAKALGEFKRGEITESHLTPSGQNHTFRYFAPVRMKKECLGCHEKQGMKEGDIGGVMSVSFSYEPFERAIAQSVKAIHAVHILFFGIGIILAVGTLREMVRSKNAEERHRRNDETQNVLRQILQTSLLPLSLEEQLGRTLDLIFSCSWIVPTQKGCVFVVGDEPEVLVMRAQRGLPEAVLSACKKVSFGKCVCGDAASSRVVQFCEYTDRAHELSYNGMSPHSHYCVPLVSADEVIGVLNIYLEADHKRDREEEEFLTAVANALAGLIKRKEAEENLLHLATAVEQAGEVILLTDAEGTIQYVNPAFEAVTGYRRGEVVGENPRILKSGRHDAAFYAHMWETITRGDVWSGRFTNRKKDGTIYHEETTISPIRDESGKIVKFVAVKHDVTHEVALENQLRHAQKMEAIGQLAGGVAHDFNNILTAIIGYASFLQMKMKKDDPLEGYVTNILASSERAADLTQGLLAFSRKQIINPKPVDVNSIVRRIGNLLIRLIGEDVELRTEFSGEDLVVMADSGQVEQVLVNLATNARDAMPGGGMLEIKTEQVALDTEFIKVHGYGTPGRYACITATDTGVGMDRETMEKVFEPFFTKKEVGGGTGLGMAIVYGIIKQHGGYINVESEPGMGSTFKVYLPLTEMGVTVSEKQVNSMPLVGRETILVAEDDGEVRKLIKGVLEKFGYRVVEAVDGADAVRKFNDNSGNIDLLVLDVVMPKKNGKEALAELRAARPKVKALFMSGYASDIIYKKGLVDDGFRLLSKPVSPGELLKSVREALDS